In Desulfobulbus oralis, one DNA window encodes the following:
- a CDS encoding IS5 family transposase, with the protein MSQLFYLSAEQLERIKPFFPRSHGIPRVDNRKVINGIIYVIKHGLSGKMRRASMARTRRSTIVFCAGAGWASSTIFLPNWQKQRGWPGDDQCDPPQGASYRRQFAQKRALSRCIGRTKGGLNSKTMPSATLTAGQVSDYKGATLLMDAMDALPEARALLADRGYDAGWFRDALRARGITPCIPPRRSRKKACPYDQDLYKQRHKIEIMFGRIKDWRRIAMRYDRCAHTFFSALCLAASVICYLD; encoded by the coding sequence ATGAGCCAACTTTTCTACCTTTCTGCCGAACAACTCGAACGTATCAAGCCCTTCTTCCCACGTTCTCATGGTATTCCGCGGGTCGATAACCGGAAAGTCATCAACGGCATCATTTATGTCATCAAACATGGCCTGAGTGGCAAGATGCGCCGCGCGAGTATGGCCCGTACAAGACGCTCTACAATCGTTTTTTGCGCTGGAGCCGGATGGGCGTCTTCAACAATATTTTTACCGAATTGGCAAAAACAGCGGGGATGGCCAGGTGATGATCAATGCGACCCACCTCAAGGCGCATCGTACCGCCGCCAGTTTGCTCAAAAAAGGGCTCTTTCCCGCTGCATCGGACGTACAAAGGGCGGGCTGAACTCCAAAACCATGCCCTCTGCGACGCTCACGGCAGGCCAGGTGAGCGACTACAAAGGAGCCACCCTGCTTATGGATGCCATGGATGCTTTGCCCGAGGCCAGGGCGCTTCTGGCGGACCGTGGTTATGACGCCGGCTGGTTCCGTGATGCCCTGCGTGCCAGAGGCATTACGCCCTGCATCCCGCCCAGAAGGAGCCGGAAGAAAGCCTGCCCGTACGATCAAGATCTGTATAAACAGCGGCACAAGATTGAGATCATGTTTGGCAGGATCAAGGACTGGCGGAGAATAGCCATGCGTTATGACCGCTGCGCGCATACCTTCTTTTCAGCTCTGTGCCTCGCGGCTTCCGTCATATGCTATCTCGATTAA